Proteins encoded within one genomic window of Candidatus Binataceae bacterium:
- a CDS encoding protein kinase: MNPGQELTEGHLLDGRYRVKKVLGVGGMGRVYLSNDTRLANRPVAVKEMIVGDGIAEKKAIEDFTREANVLARLAHPGIPTLIDHFAENSRNYLVMEFVAGGDIQHMLDKMGPKARLQEDQVLRWARQMLDVLDFLHGQNPPIIYRDLKPGNIMIDKDGRAMLIDFGIARFLPPGGRGTQIGSVGYAPPEQYMGKVEARSDLYSLAATMHHLLSGRDPQLEPPFSFPQLRDLAPEVSIKTAEVITRALNDDATKRPSSAKEMLRMLPEPSDRPATGRPGAPMSSMATVILSNSAPSTPAPTPRTIAPSTYTPPRSTYTPPSSAVPRKSAASSMPTVVLSESAPPLSVPSGPSLKHESGKVAQELERAIKLKSRAKDLISRGIKSGISAISQQLDSSRVSSTAKTADLSPVSGSALRSQYAATADRSPATTVPQSKPFQPSLPGASASISAASASSSSGGVDTAKLIARGDTTEFGIIGMRAVIGRSIDGTEALDIDLGALKGQADRVSRRHAEIIRRGADFFIRDLGSTNGTFIAGRGRLGRDQLYKLKDRDQVVVGGAILQFRRG, encoded by the coding sequence ATGAATCCGGGACAGGAGCTCACCGAGGGCCATCTTCTTGACGGCCGCTATCGCGTCAAGAAGGTGCTGGGCGTGGGCGGCATGGGACGCGTTTATCTATCCAACGATACGCGCCTCGCCAACCGCCCCGTCGCAGTCAAGGAAATGATCGTCGGCGACGGAATCGCCGAGAAGAAAGCTATCGAGGACTTCACGCGCGAAGCGAACGTTCTCGCGCGTCTTGCTCACCCCGGTATCCCGACGCTCATCGATCACTTCGCTGAGAACAGCCGCAATTACCTGGTGATGGAATTTGTCGCCGGCGGCGACATCCAGCACATGCTCGACAAGATGGGTCCCAAAGCCCGCCTGCAGGAAGATCAGGTGCTGCGCTGGGCGCGGCAGATGCTCGATGTGCTGGACTTCCTGCACGGGCAAAATCCGCCGATCATTTATCGCGACCTCAAGCCCGGCAACATCATGATCGACAAGGACGGCCGCGCGATGCTGATCGATTTCGGTATCGCGCGCTTCCTGCCGCCCGGCGGCCGCGGCACTCAGATCGGTTCGGTCGGCTATGCGCCGCCCGAGCAGTACATGGGCAAGGTTGAGGCGCGCTCCGATCTCTATTCGCTCGCGGCCACGATGCATCATCTGCTCTCCGGCCGCGATCCGCAGCTCGAGCCGCCGTTCAGTTTCCCGCAACTCCGCGACCTCGCGCCCGAGGTGTCGATCAAGACTGCGGAGGTCATCACGCGCGCGCTGAATGACGATGCGACCAAGCGCCCATCGTCGGCGAAGGAAATGCTGCGGATGCTGCCCGAGCCTTCCGATCGTCCGGCGACAGGCAGGCCCGGCGCGCCGATGTCTTCGATGGCGACTGTGATCCTGTCGAACAGCGCGCCGAGCACTCCCGCGCCCACGCCGCGCACGATCGCACCTTCGACCTACACGCCGCCGCGTTCTACCTACACGCCGCCGTCCTCCGCGGTTCCGCGCAAATCAGCGGCCTCCTCGATGCCCACTGTGGTGCTGTCGGAGAGCGCGCCGCCACTCTCGGTCCCGAGCGGCCCATCGCTCAAGCATGAATCGGGCAAAGTTGCGCAGGAACTTGAGCGCGCAATCAAGCTCAAGAGCCGAGCCAAGGACCTTATCTCGCGCGGAATAAAAAGCGGCATCTCGGCGATAAGCCAGCAGCTCGATTCGTCGCGCGTATCATCGACCGCCAAGACTGCGGACCTCTCGCCGGTGAGCGGCTCGGCGCTGCGCTCGCAATACGCAGCTACGGCGGACCGATCCCCGGCCACCACGGTACCGCAATCGAAACCTTTTCAGCCGAGCCTGCCCGGCGCGTCCGCATCGATCTCGGCTGCCAGTGCGTCTTCTAGTAGTGGCGGGGTCGACACCGCGAAGTTGATTGCTCGTGGAGATACGACGGAATTCGGAATTATCGGGATGCGCGCCGTGATCGGACGCTCGATCGACGGCACCGAGGCGCTCGATATCGATCTTGGCGCGCTCAAAGGTCAGGCCGATCGCGTCTCGCGCCGCCATGCCGAAATTATCCGGCGCGGCGCGGACTTCTTCATTCGCGATCTCGGCAGCACCAACGGAACTTTCATCGCGGGCCGTGGCCGGCTCGGGCGCGATCAACTCTACAAGTTGAAAGATCGCGATCAGGTGGTGGTAGGCGGTGCTATACTTCAATTTCGACGAGGCTAG
- a CDS encoding FHA domain-containing protein — MIKCGECGYENMDGLDYCDGCGAKLAGAPASSSEAPASTPPAAEPAAPETPAVETAQAAPEAAAVEVPKSDAPTGEIKPEVATPAAEPATTPSAMATFKAKLAVVRGGRKGQEFPLEDGNNLVGRWDPDTGSFPEVDLDADDPEAKISRKHALIRISDGKITIEDIGSLNGTYVNRQPRMAPGAPVELKTGDEIIIGKTFLKLTVEPIS; from the coding sequence ATGATCAAATGCGGCGAATGCGGCTACGAGAACATGGACGGACTCGACTATTGCGACGGATGCGGCGCCAAGCTGGCCGGCGCTCCCGCGAGCTCGAGCGAAGCACCGGCCTCGACGCCGCCTGCTGCCGAGCCTGCAGCGCCGGAAACTCCCGCGGTTGAAACGGCGCAAGCCGCTCCGGAAGCCGCCGCGGTTGAAGTTCCCAAGTCGGACGCGCCTACCGGTGAGATTAAGCCCGAGGTCGCAACTCCCGCGGCCGAGCCTGCCACGACACCTTCCGCTATGGCGACATTTAAGGCCAAGCTCGCCGTAGTTCGCGGCGGCCGCAAAGGCCAGGAGTTCCCGCTCGAAGATGGCAACAACCTGGTTGGCAGATGGGATCCCGATACCGGCTCGTTTCCCGAAGTCGATCTCGATGCCGACGATCCGGAAGCCAAAATCTCGCGCAAACATGCGCTGATTAGAATCTCCGACGGCAAGATCACGATCGAGGATATCGGCAGCCTCAACGGCACCTATGTGAATCGTCAGCCGCGCATGGCGCCGGGCGCTCCGGTAGAATTGAAGACCGGCGACGAGATCATCATTGGCAAAACCTTTTTGAAGTTGACGGTAGAACCGATTTCCTAA
- a CDS encoding VWA domain-containing protein — translation MAEPVSFEALASSEHVLSSAENFVLYVLLEATARGKGGGGRVPLNLGVVIDRSGSMYDERRLEFVVDAVKFLADNLNPEDSVSIVAFADKAQVIATPEQARDKNFVKRAIDDIDLLEIGGGTQMALGMRAAIDQVKKGLSPNKLNRVLVLTDGQTYAETECVELAAQNHEQISFSTMGVGVEFNEKLLQRISQDSNGKYHFIGDPAEIPGIFEDELQGLRSVSVRNGRIDVTLSQGVQVREAFRASPEIYGLGTPMVADDRNISYEIGDLQAGVPGSVLLTLVLPPRKPGPVRVLQSTFSYDVPGANAGTANIDLAVEYTLDRTLTSKRNGRVMNLVDQVSIAKLQTKAEEELKLGNVDRATRLLGNALQGTQRMGNVKATQALAGLMDQIKKTQTLQTKAAKTTLLQAQAVVRKTQMLDPDALKEFQTKNGN, via the coding sequence ATGGCAGAGCCAGTTAGCTTCGAGGCGCTCGCAAGCAGCGAACATGTGCTGTCGAGCGCTGAAAACTTCGTTCTTTACGTGCTCCTCGAGGCTACTGCTCGCGGAAAAGGCGGGGGCGGGCGCGTTCCGCTGAACCTGGGCGTCGTGATCGATCGCTCTGGCTCGATGTACGATGAGCGTCGGCTCGAATTCGTAGTCGATGCGGTTAAATTCCTCGCCGACAATCTTAATCCTGAAGACTCGGTGTCAATCGTCGCCTTCGCCGACAAGGCGCAGGTGATCGCCACGCCCGAGCAGGCGCGCGACAAGAATTTCGTCAAGCGCGCCATCGACGACATCGATTTGCTCGAAATCGGCGGCGGCACGCAGATGGCGCTCGGGATGCGCGCCGCGATCGACCAGGTCAAAAAGGGCCTCAGCCCCAACAAGCTCAATCGCGTGCTCGTGTTAACTGACGGTCAAACTTACGCCGAGACCGAATGCGTCGAGCTCGCCGCGCAGAATCACGAACAGATTTCTTTCTCGACGATGGGCGTCGGCGTCGAGTTCAACGAGAAGCTGCTCCAGCGCATCTCGCAGGATTCCAACGGCAAGTATCATTTCATCGGCGACCCGGCCGAGATTCCCGGCATCTTCGAGGACGAGCTGCAGGGCCTGCGCTCCGTATCGGTCCGCAATGGCCGTATCGACGTGACGCTGTCGCAGGGCGTGCAGGTGCGCGAGGCATTTCGCGCGTCGCCCGAAATCTACGGCCTCGGCACACCGATGGTCGCCGACGATCGCAACATCAGCTACGAGATCGGCGATCTGCAGGCCGGCGTCCCGGGTTCGGTGCTGCTGACGCTCGTGCTGCCGCCGCGCAAACCGGGCCCCGTGCGCGTGCTGCAGAGTACGTTTAGCTACGACGTTCCGGGTGCGAATGCGGGCACCGCCAATATCGATCTGGCCGTCGAGTACACGCTCGATCGCACGCTCACCAGCAAGCGTAACGGCCGCGTCATGAATCTCGTCGATCAAGTATCGATCGCGAAGCTTCAGACCAAGGCCGAAGAAGAACTCAAGTTGGGCAACGTCGATCGCGCGACGCGCCTGCTCGGCAACGCCCTGCAGGGCACGCAGCGGATGGGCAACGTCAAGGCGACGCAAGCGCTCGCGGGTCTGATGGATCAGATCAAGAAGACGCAGACGCTGCAGACCAAGGCGGCCAAGACCACGCTGCTCCAGGCGCAGGCCGTGGTCCGCAAGACGCAGATGCTCGACCCCGATGCTCTCAAGGAATTTCAGACTAAGAACGGCAACTAA
- a CDS encoding thiolase family protein has translation MSLRAKCAIAGLGQTRMGKNFDHSSAMGFAVDAVELALADAGLKRTDLDGLIVNPGVTWMDATMASFTMQQAMGLRDLRLSATMNIGGATAAGMIMHAAQSIAAGMAEVVACVFADAPLKPPSPEKGKGGGSASAYGFARGLNAAYGLFGVNAAYAFVARRHMHLYGTTGEHLGAIAVAQRQWANMNPDAQFYDSPMSMADYHASRWVVEPFHLYDCCLVSNGGLAVIVTSAERAKDLRRPPVYILGMAQGHPGGDPMDTLISGAPIAKGTAFKMAGIELKDVDFAELYDCYTFTVLVTLEDYGFCKKGEGGPFVADGRIGPNGSLPVNTGGGQLSSFYMWGMTPVSEGVIQVRGDGGRRQVPKHDIGLISGNGGILSTHSTLVLGANP, from the coding sequence ATGAGCCTCAGAGCCAAATGCGCAATCGCGGGTCTCGGCCAGACTCGCATGGGCAAGAACTTCGATCATTCTTCGGCGATGGGCTTCGCGGTCGATGCGGTTGAGCTGGCACTTGCTGATGCGGGGCTCAAGCGCACTGACCTCGACGGGCTGATCGTCAACCCCGGAGTGACGTGGATGGACGCGACGATGGCGTCGTTCACGATGCAGCAGGCGATGGGCCTGCGCGACCTGCGCCTGAGCGCGACGATGAACATCGGCGGCGCCACGGCGGCCGGGATGATCATGCACGCGGCGCAATCGATCGCGGCCGGGATGGCCGAGGTTGTCGCGTGCGTATTCGCCGACGCTCCGCTCAAGCCGCCTTCTCCAGAAAAGGGCAAGGGTGGAGGATCGGCGTCGGCCTACGGCTTCGCGCGCGGCCTCAACGCCGCCTACGGGCTTTTCGGCGTGAACGCCGCGTATGCGTTCGTGGCGCGGCGGCATATGCATCTCTATGGCACGACCGGCGAGCATCTGGGCGCGATCGCCGTCGCGCAGCGTCAGTGGGCGAACATGAATCCCGACGCCCAGTTCTACGACTCGCCGATGTCGATGGCGGACTACCACGCTTCGCGATGGGTCGTGGAGCCCTTCCATCTTTATGACTGCTGTCTCGTCTCCAATGGCGGTCTGGCTGTAATCGTCACCTCTGCCGAGCGAGCGAAGGATTTAAGGCGTCCGCCCGTCTATATATTAGGGATGGCGCAAGGGCATCCGGGAGGCGATCCGATGGATACGTTGATCTCGGGCGCGCCGATCGCCAAGGGAACCGCCTTCAAGATGGCGGGAATCGAGTTGAAGGACGTCGATTTTGCCGAACTTTACGATTGCTACACCTTCACCGTCCTGGTGACGCTCGAAGACTACGGCTTCTGCAAGAAAGGTGAAGGCGGTCCGTTCGTGGCCGACGGGCGCATCGGGCCCAACGGCTCGCTGCCCGTGAATACGGGAGGCGGTCAGCTAAGTTCTTTTTATATGTGGGGCATGACGCCGGTCAGCGAGGGCGTCATCCAGGTACGCGGTGACGGTGGGAGGCGGCAGGTGCCAAAGCATGATATCGGCCTGATCTCCGGCAACGGCGGTATTTTATCCACGCACTCGACTCTCGTCCTCGGGGCGAACCCCTGA
- a CDS encoding Zn-ribbon domain-containing OB-fold protein gives MAELSKPIPAITPNMAEFFEGSRQGRLMIQKCDQCGTLRFPAYELCSNCLSTRSHWAPVSGRGTIYSFNIMHQVYHPGFAAEVPYAVVVVELEEGCKFTSNLLGVKPHEIKIGMPVEVAFEKLSDEVTIPKFRPRAAR, from the coding sequence ATGGCTGAGCTGAGCAAACCTATTCCGGCGATCACGCCCAATATGGCGGAGTTCTTTGAAGGATCTCGCCAGGGGCGCCTGATGATCCAGAAGTGCGACCAGTGCGGCACGCTGCGCTTCCCGGCTTACGAGCTGTGCTCGAACTGCCTCTCGACGCGATCGCATTGGGCGCCGGTCAGCGGCCGCGGGACGATCTACAGCTTCAACATCATGCACCAGGTTTATCATCCCGGCTTCGCCGCCGAGGTTCCGTACGCGGTGGTCGTGGTGGAGCTCGAAGAAGGATGCAAGTTCACCTCGAACCTGCTCGGCGTCAAGCCGCATGAGATCAAGATCGGGATGCCGGTCGAGGTCGCGTTCGAGAAACTGAGCGATGAAGTGACGATTCCTAAATTCCGGCCTCGCGCAGCGCGTTGA
- a CDS encoding PAS domain S-box protein: MLPLDQKYFKTLLASSPDIIIAVDREGTINYYNDGARQNLGFTADEIIGQKVTRIYSSLEEAKRVMRAMRESPVKGRIGSYETILRNKEGEPIQVMISGAMIYDEDGKEVGSIGFARDIRRMRRAQQLATAGEIAVSLAHEINNPLECIINNLDLVSRDLESHLSDAEKVVEGERMESIRHSVERVQAIVRRLDEMARKGEYETRDYLAGKRMVDLAPRPSPLEAPKRPELVTTGEEWPLNGFSVLVLDDDLSIVQSMSDLLRAERCTVHTATLPSAAFGILRNVKVDAVISDVVMPEMDGYEFYLKVKEEMPELPVILMTAYYYDKDHILKRTRLRGLEGALFKKPINPQKLRQTLMQVKQKAKEAKAAAMQAKMAAS, translated from the coding sequence ATGCTTCCGCTCGATCAGAAATATTTCAAAACTCTCCTGGCGAGCTCGCCCGACATTATTATCGCCGTCGATCGCGAAGGAACCATCAACTATTACAACGACGGCGCGCGCCAGAACCTGGGCTTCACTGCCGACGAGATCATCGGCCAGAAGGTCACCCGGATCTACTCGTCGCTCGAGGAAGCCAAGCGTGTGATGCGCGCGATGCGCGAATCGCCCGTCAAAGGCCGTATCGGCAGCTACGAGACGATCCTCAGGAACAAAGAAGGCGAGCCCATCCAGGTCATGATCTCGGGCGCGATGATCTACGACGAGGACGGCAAGGAAGTTGGCTCGATCGGCTTCGCGCGGGACATCCGCCGGATGCGCCGGGCGCAGCAGCTCGCGACCGCCGGCGAGATCGCGGTCAGTCTCGCGCACGAGATCAACAACCCGCTCGAATGCATCATCAATAATCTCGACCTCGTCTCGCGCGACCTCGAGTCGCACCTGAGCGATGCGGAAAAGGTGGTCGAGGGTGAGCGGATGGAATCGATTCGCCATTCGGTCGAACGCGTGCAGGCGATCGTGCGCCGGCTCGACGAAATGGCGCGCAAGGGCGAGTACGAGACCCGCGACTATCTGGCGGGCAAGCGGATGGTCGACCTCGCGCCCAGGCCCTCGCCGCTCGAGGCGCCCAAGCGCCCCGAATTGGTAACGACGGGCGAGGAATGGCCGCTCAACGGATTCTCCGTGCTCGTGCTCGACGACGATCTTTCCATTGTTCAATCGATGAGCGACCTGCTGCGCGCCGAGCGATGTACCGTGCACACCGCGACGCTGCCTTCGGCGGCATTCGGCATCCTGCGCAACGTCAAGGTTGATGCAGTCATCAGCGACGTCGTGATGCCGGAGATGGACGGCTACGAGTTCTATCTCAAGGTGAAAGAGGAGATGCCGGAGCTGCCGGTGATCCTGATGACGGCGTACTACTACGACAAGGATCACATCCTGAAGCGCACCCGGCTGCGCGGCCTTGAAGGCGCGCTCTTCAAGAAGCCGATCAATCCGCAAAAGCTGCGTCAGACCCTGATGCAGGTGAAGCAGAAGGCCAAGGAAGCCAAGGCCGCCGCGATGCAGGCCAAGATGGCTGCCTCCTGA
- a CDS encoding nucleoside phosphorylase: MIKRRGAKRAAGRLLPEANSIPLLELDPARTAIIEPRHRLEKRHDFPQHCVLCFFQDVIDDLVRNGAREIDHSTGEGGRHPVYEIEVGAKRIAVAHPRVGAPMAVAMLERCIARGARKFVACGGAGVLDSKIAVGHVIVPTAAIRDEGTSYHYLPPSREVAPHPRALRAIESTLSRNGIDYVKAKTWTTDAIYRETRGKLKMRRDEGCLTVDMEASAFFAVAQFRRVIFGQILYGGDDLGGKRWDHRDWMRHQSRERVFQLAVESCLSI, encoded by the coding sequence ATGATTAAGCGCCGTGGTGCGAAGCGCGCCGCTGGGCGCCTGCTGCCCGAGGCCAACTCGATTCCGCTGCTCGAGCTCGATCCCGCGCGTACCGCGATTATCGAGCCGCGGCATCGGCTCGAAAAGCGCCACGACTTCCCGCAGCATTGCGTGCTCTGCTTCTTCCAGGATGTGATCGATGACCTGGTCCGCAATGGCGCGCGCGAGATCGATCACTCGACGGGCGAAGGCGGGCGGCATCCAGTCTATGAAATCGAGGTCGGCGCCAAGCGAATCGCCGTCGCGCATCCGCGCGTCGGAGCGCCGATGGCGGTGGCGATGCTCGAGCGATGTATCGCGCGCGGCGCGCGCAAGTTTGTCGCCTGCGGCGGCGCCGGCGTGCTCGACTCGAAGATCGCGGTCGGCCACGTGATCGTTCCGACCGCCGCGATTCGTGACGAAGGCACCTCTTATCATTACCTGCCGCCGTCGCGCGAAGTCGCGCCGCATCCGCGGGCGCTGCGCGCCATCGAATCGACGCTCAGCCGCAACGGTATCGATTACGTCAAAGCCAAGACCTGGACGACCGACGCGATTTATCGCGAGACGCGCGGTAAGCTCAAGATGCGCCGCGACGAGGGCTGCCTGACGGTCGACATGGAAGCGTCAGCATTCTTCGCCGTCGCGCAATTTCGCCGCGTGATCTTCGGCCAGATCCTTTATGGCGGCGACGATCTCGGCGGCAAGCGCTGGGACCATCGCGACTGGATGCGCCATCAATCCCGCGAGCGCGTCTTCCAGCTAGCCGTGGAATCCTGCCTCAGCATCTGA
- a CDS encoding beta-propeller fold lactonase family protein, with translation MSKRSILTRLVVLIPALVLMGAMLAGTMSCGGGLFPEVTATATPTNTPSPGTGNFAYATDLNTAKLVPFARNTTTGFLTAGKALSAGATGSGIGPKGMAITSGNDFIYVANGSDNNIYGYSIGSNGTPSPLSTPSFPEGSGTSPQQITIDASGSSFMWVTNSGNASITNWTISSNGTLTGNQTQSAIGLSQPFGIVNDGTYVYVADPGNGTVSSFSILSGGLLSVNSSQPSLGTGSPGKPTKIVLDPNDNYVYVADFNNSYISAIGILTGGILAPAVAFPRATETQPFGLGITEVSSAGTTLDYLLVANQATTVNGSFNPITTPGTVGTPGNFPGNNVSVPTGLAVAPQNNFFYTADQNDGTVGQWSIGASGCAQLVCFVRKVFTEGTSTTTGPFDVILTN, from the coding sequence GTGTCGAAGCGATCAATCCTGACCAGACTTGTTGTTCTGATCCCTGCCCTGGTGCTCATGGGTGCGATGCTGGCGGGCACGATGTCATGCGGCGGCGGCCTGTTCCCGGAAGTGACCGCCACCGCGACGCCCACGAACACGCCGAGCCCCGGCACGGGTAACTTCGCCTATGCTACCGACCTCAATACGGCGAAACTTGTCCCCTTCGCGCGCAATACCACAACCGGATTTCTCACGGCCGGCAAAGCTCTGAGCGCAGGCGCGACCGGCTCGGGCATCGGGCCGAAAGGGATGGCGATAACTTCCGGCAACGACTTCATCTACGTTGCCAATGGCTCCGACAACAATATCTACGGCTACTCGATTGGCTCTAACGGCACGCCCTCGCCGCTCTCGACTCCATCGTTTCCTGAGGGTTCCGGCACCTCGCCGCAACAGATCACTATCGACGCCAGCGGCAGTTCGTTCATGTGGGTAACCAACTCCGGCAACGCCTCGATCACGAACTGGACGATCAGCTCCAATGGAACCCTGACAGGCAATCAGACCCAGTCAGCAATAGGGCTGTCGCAGCCGTTCGGGATCGTCAATGACGGCACCTACGTCTATGTCGCTGATCCCGGCAATGGCACCGTAAGTTCGTTCTCGATCTTGTCCGGCGGGCTGCTATCGGTGAACAGTTCCCAGCCCAGTCTTGGTACCGGCTCGCCGGGCAAGCCAACGAAGATCGTGCTCGATCCGAACGACAACTACGTGTACGTGGCGGACTTCAACAATTCATATATTTCCGCGATTGGAATTCTAACGGGCGGTATCTTGGCGCCTGCAGTGGCATTTCCAAGAGCAACGGAAACCCAGCCGTTTGGTCTCGGGATCACCGAGGTGAGCTCCGCAGGAACAACGCTGGACTATTTGCTGGTCGCAAACCAGGCGACGACCGTGAATGGCTCGTTCAATCCAATCACCACCCCTGGGACAGTGGGGACGCCGGGCAATTTCCCTGGCAATAACGTCAGCGTTCCGACCGGGCTCGCCGTCGCGCCGCAAAACAACTTCTTCTATACCGCCGATCAGAACGACGGCACGGTCGGCCAGTGGTCGATCGGTGCGAGCGGATGCGCGCAACTGGTGTGCTTCGTGCGGAAGGTTTTCACCGAGGGAACGAGCACCACGACCGGGCCATTCGACGTGATTCTGACCAACTAG
- a CDS encoding GNAT family N-acetyltransferase gives MADIVRMPSPEIIVRRAHMSDAPAIAEVYIASRRGAAAYMPTVHTDDEIRAWVSDYLVPRLEVWVAESGGRIVGFLALEGEDMLDQLFIAPAMQRSGVGDRLLALAKELRPARLRLYTFQRNTPARQFYEARRFVAVDFNDGSRNEEKEPDVLYQWTPSK, from the coding sequence GTGGCGGACATCGTGCGGATGCCCTCGCCGGAGATCATCGTGCGCCGCGCGCACATGAGCGATGCGCCCGCGATCGCCGAGGTCTATATCGCCTCGCGCCGCGGCGCCGCCGCCTACATGCCGACAGTGCATACAGACGATGAAATCCGGGCCTGGGTTTCCGACTATCTGGTGCCGCGCCTGGAAGTCTGGGTCGCGGAAAGCGGCGGGCGGATCGTCGGTTTCCTCGCGCTCGAGGGCGAAGACATGCTCGATCAGCTTTTCATCGCACCCGCGATGCAACGCAGCGGCGTCGGCGATCGCCTGCTCGCGCTCGCCAAAGAGCTTCGCCCGGCGCGGCTGCGCCTCTACACCTTCCAGCGCAATACTCCTGCCCGCCAATTCTACGAGGCCCGCCGCTTCGTCGCGGTTGATTTCAACGACGGATCGCGCAACGAAGAAAAAGAACCCGACGTGCTCTACCAATGGACTCCAAGCAAATAG
- a CDS encoding cyclase family protein, translating to MPKIDFNKIPRFSELPVKKGAPPESNWGVFGDTDELGCLNFLTEDGIIEAAGLVKKGRVFRLDTPINYATPPLFNRNPAKHTILSFEQYGLLGHDDSIDNYNTQEGSQWDGLGHVGHLRHKAYYNGVTDDQIKGGTGGKLGIHKWSNKVVGRGVLIDARKYTQAQGRAIDPLKQTSYSLKDLKEALAAQKTPLKPGSILLVRTGWMGAYLGASPEQKKAMAPLEDLTACGIESSSELVGWLWDNRVAAIGTDCPAVEPWPWSFQDEGALHYRTLSLMGLPLGEQFVLDDLAADCASDGRYEFMLVSVPMHLEGGIATPPNAVAIK from the coding sequence ATGCCGAAAATCGATTTCAACAAAATCCCGCGCTTCTCCGAACTGCCCGTGAAAAAGGGCGCGCCGCCGGAATCGAACTGGGGAGTGTTCGGCGACACTGATGAGCTCGGATGCCTCAATTTCCTGACCGAGGATGGAATTATCGAAGCCGCCGGTCTCGTCAAGAAGGGCCGCGTGTTCCGCCTCGATACTCCCATCAACTACGCGACGCCTCCCCTCTTCAATCGCAATCCGGCCAAGCACACCATTCTGAGCTTCGAGCAATACGGTCTCCTCGGCCACGACGATTCGATCGACAACTACAACACCCAGGAAGGCAGCCAGTGGGACGGCCTCGGCCACGTCGGCCATCTGCGCCACAAGGCTTACTACAACGGCGTCACCGACGATCAGATCAAAGGCGGCACGGGCGGCAAGCTCGGCATCCACAAATGGTCGAACAAGGTCGTCGGCCGCGGCGTGCTGATCGATGCGCGCAAGTACACCCAGGCGCAGGGCCGCGCGATCGACCCCCTGAAGCAGACTTCCTATTCGCTGAAGGACCTGAAGGAAGCGCTCGCCGCGCAGAAGACACCGCTTAAGCCCGGATCGATCCTGCTCGTGCGCACTGGTTGGATGGGCGCCTACCTGGGCGCATCGCCGGAGCAGAAAAAAGCGATGGCGCCGCTCGAGGATCTCACCGCCTGCGGGATCGAATCGTCAAGCGAGCTGGTCGGCTGGCTATGGGACAACCGCGTCGCCGCGATTGGCACCGATTGTCCCGCCGTCGAGCCGTGGCCGTGGTCGTTCCAGGATGAAGGCGCGCTGCACTATCGCACGCTGTCGCTGATGGGCCTGCCGCTCGGCGAGCAGTTCGTGCTCGACGATCTCGCGGCGGATTGCGCGAGCGACGGCCGCTACGAGTTCATGCTGGTGTCGGTGCCGATGCATCTGGAAGGCGGAATCGCGACGCCGCCCAACGCGGTCGCGATCAAATAG
- a CDS encoding sulfurtransferase: protein MTQGKPKLLVDSKWLASHIGDDNVVLIDTRPAADYWVGHLRGARHFDPFPFHYYDTTPRGITEFNAQLEWICSALGITGRETVVFYEEQSGMRAARGVWLLEYAGHSKVKMLDGGLKAAAMKLTEKPVRIETTQFKVKPREEALATLPYIIEHLGCADMQIFDVRSPEEYFGERVRARYGGAIAGAIHEDWTAAIGADGKVKPARELREQFIGIGLNPESEIIPYCQGGYRAAHAYIALRAAGFTNVRNYIGSWAEWGNRSDVPIDHPRRKQ from the coding sequence ATGACACAGGGAAAACCGAAGCTGCTTGTCGATTCGAAATGGCTCGCGAGCCATATCGGTGACGACAACGTTGTATTGATCGATACGCGTCCGGCGGCGGATTACTGGGTGGGACATCTGAGAGGCGCCCGCCACTTCGATCCCTTTCCGTTTCATTATTACGACACCACGCCGCGCGGGATTACCGAGTTCAACGCGCAGCTCGAATGGATCTGCTCGGCGCTCGGAATCACGGGCCGCGAGACGGTCGTGTTTTACGAGGAGCAATCCGGGATGCGCGCGGCGCGGGGTGTGTGGCTGCTCGAATACGCGGGGCATTCGAAGGTGAAGATGCTCGACGGCGGCCTCAAAGCTGCGGCGATGAAGCTCACGGAAAAGCCGGTGCGCATCGAGACGACGCAGTTCAAAGTGAAGCCGCGCGAGGAGGCGCTCGCAACGCTGCCGTATATCATCGAGCATCTCGGTTGCGCCGACATGCAGATCTTCGACGTGCGCAGCCCCGAGGAATATTTCGGCGAGCGCGTGCGCGCACGCTACGGCGGCGCGATCGCGGGGGCGATTCATGAAGACTGGACGGCGGCGATCGGCGCCGACGGCAAGGTCAAACCGGCGCGCGAGCTGCGCGAGCAATTCATCGGAATCGGGCTGAATCCCGAGAGCGAGATCATTCCCTACTGCCAGGGCGGTTATCGCGCTGCGCATGCATACATCGCCTTGCGCGCGGCGGGCTTTACCAACGTGCGCAATTACATAGGCTCGTGGGCCGAGTGGGGGAATCGGAGCGACGTTCCGATCGATCATCCCCGCCGCAAGCAGTGA